The following is a genomic window from Sedimenticola thiotaurini.
TGGCATCTTTCTCACCACGCTGCTGCTGATACTGGTGGCCGAGTTCGGTGACAAGACCCAGATCGCGGTGGCCGGCCTGGCTGGGAATCTGCTGCCGTTGCCGGTCTGGATCGGCGCTACCCTGGCGCTGCTGCTGGTATCGGGGCTGGGAGTTTGGGCCGGCCGGACCCTGTTGCAACGACTGCCGCTGCATTGGCTGCACCGGGCCAGCGGGGTGATTTTTATCCTGTTTGGCGTGCTGGCGGCCTGGCGGGCGGCGATGTTATCGACGGCCACGGTTTGACTAATGCGGCCCGCCATGCTGCTTTATAGAGACCGCACGTCGAATCCAGATGAAGCGAAAAGGATTTGCCTATGAAAAAACTGAAAAATGAGAAAGAACTGCTCAAGGAGGCCATCCGGGTGGGGATGATCTATGCGGAAAAACGGGGCGCCGCAGAGTTTGAGAAGAGCGATTCCCAGCAGTTGAAGGTGGAGTTCCTTTACCGCCTGCTGGTACACGACAAGCAGATCCAGCCGTTGGCCAAGGATCAGTCAGGCTATCAGGAGATGCGGCATAAGCTGGCCATCTGGATCTCCAAGCTGTTGCCGGCGGATCATCCGCTCAATCAGTAAGCCGGTTTAATCCGGGGTTACAGCGCTTTGCTCCGCTGTCGATGGATCACGATGAAACAGTGAATAGACCGCCGGGATCAGCACCAGTGTAATCAGGGTGGAGACGCTCAGTCCGCCGATTACGGCCCGGGCCAGTGGAGCCTGGGCATCGGCACCTTCGCCGATACCCAACGCCAGGGGCAGCAGCGCCAGGATGGTGGTCAGGGTGGTCATCAGCACCGGACGCAAACGGCGGCGTCCCGCCTCGGCCAGGGC
Proteins encoded in this region:
- a CDS encoding DUF5062 family protein, whose translation is MKKLKNEKELLKEAIRVGMIYAEKRGAAEFEKSDSQQLKVEFLYRLLVHDKQIQPLAKDQSGYQEMRHKLAIWISKLLPADHPLNQ